In Methanothermobacter tenebrarum, the sequence GAGAAAACATAAAAAGCTTGGTTAAAGCAGCCCATTACGTGTACAGTAGCGGTCTTGTATCAGGGAGCGCAGGTAATATTAGCATGCGTTTAAGTAAGGATAAGATAGCCATAACCCCAAAGGGTGTCCCCCTTTCCCTTGTAACCGAGGAAAATGTAGCTATTGTCGGGATGGATGGGAGAAGATTATTAGGAGGGGAGCCCTCATCTGAACTATACCTTCACCTTGAAATCTACAAGATAAGAGAAGATATAAAAAGTATAGCACATACACATTCACCATATGCAACCGCCTTTGCTTTCTCAGATAAAAGATTGAAAAGAGTAGAAGGTCTCAATGGAATGAATGACATAGACGAGGTGGCATATTATAAGCCTGGTAGCTTAGAATTGGCCAGAGAATGCGCCAAAAAGATAAAAAAGGGTAAGATTTTAATCTTGAAAAATCATGGTGTTCTCTGTTGTGGTTCAAATCTCCGAGAAGCAGTTCAACTTGCAGAGTTTATAGAAGAAAGTGCCAAGATACAATTCTTAGCCCATA encodes:
- a CDS encoding class II aldolase/adducin family protein, translated to MGENIKSLVKAAHYVYSSGLVSGSAGNISMRLSKDKIAITPKGVPLSLVTEENVAIVGMDGRRLLGGEPSSELYLHLEIYKIREDIKSIAHTHSPYATAFAFSDKRLKRVEGLNGMNDIDEVAYYKPGSLELARECAKKIKKGKILILKNHGVLCCGSNLREAVQLAEFIEESAKIQFLAHILNKS